In Equus caballus isolate H_3958 breed thoroughbred chromosome 7, TB-T2T, whole genome shotgun sequence, one DNA window encodes the following:
- the KDM4B gene encoding lysine-specific demethylase 4B isoform X6, producing MGSEDHGAQNPSCKIMTFRPTMEEFKDFNKYVAYIESQGAHRAGLAKIIPPKEWKPRQTYDDIDDVVIPAPIQQVVTGQSGLFTQYNIQKKAMTVGEYRRLANSEKYCTPRHQDFDDLERKYWKNLTFVSPIYGADISGSLYDDDVAQWNIGNLRTILDMVERECGTIIEGVNTPYLYFGMWKTTFAWHTEDMDLYSINYLHFGEPKSWYAIPPEHGKRLERLAIDIAHAVRCSPSCWRLILEMGTVDLSGKAGLLSRLHLELCVSSAGACGDPKNRGAREGGRWAPRLGGGRCGHADVSVRAGACPWEQPRPALRALCSRPGSRGPTRSSQRPRPLTTTLQVKTK from the exons ATGGGGTCTGAGGACCACGGGGCCCAGAACCCCAGCTGCAAGATCATGACGTTCCGCCCGACCATGGAGGAGTTCAAGGACTTCAACAAATACGTGGCCTACATCGAGTCCCAGGGAGCCCACCGGGCGGGCCTGGCCAAG ATTATCCCTCCGAAGGAGTGGAAGCCGCGGCAGACGTACGACGACATTGACGACGTGGTCATCCCGGCCCCCATCCAGCAGGTGGTGACCGGCCAGTCGGGCCTCTTCACGCAGTACAACATCCAGAAGAAGGCCATGACCGTCGGGGAGTACCGCCGCCTGGCCAACAGCGAGAA GTACTGCACCCCGCGGCATCAGGACTTCGACGACCTGGAGCGCAAGTACTGGAAGAACCTCACCTTCGTCTCGCCCATCTACGGCGCCGACATCAGCGGCTCTCTGTACGACGAC GACGTGGCTCAGTGGAACATCGGGAACCTGCGGACCATCCTGGACATGGTGGAGCGGGAGTGCGGCACCATCATCGAGGGCGTCAACACGCCCTACCTGTACTTTGGCATGTGGAAGACCACGTTCGCCTGGCACACGGAGGACATGGACCTCTATAGCATCAACTACCTGCACTTCGGAGAGCCCAAGTCCTG GTACGCCATCCCGCCGGAGCACGGCAAGCGCCTGGAGCGGCTGGCCATTG ACATCGCCCATGCCGTGCGTTGTTCCCCTTCCTGCTGGCGTTTGATTTTGGAGATGGGAACGGTGGATCTTTCTGGAAAAGCGGGCCTCCTGTCCCGGCTGCACTTGGAGCTGTGCGTGTCTTCAGCAGGTGCCTGCGGTGATCCCAAGAACCGAGGGGCTCGAGAGGGTGGGCGGTGGGCGCCCAGGCTGGGCGGAGGGCGTTGCGGTCATGCTGACGTTTCTGTCAGAGCAGGAGCCTGTCCTTGGGAGCAGCCGCGTCCTGCACTCAGAGCGCTCTGCTCACGGCCGGGGTCCCGTGGCCCCACACGGTCCTCGCAGAGACCGAGGCCACTTACCACGACGCTCCAAgttaaaaccaaatga